One window from the genome of Hemitrygon akajei chromosome 4, sHemAka1.3, whole genome shotgun sequence encodes:
- the ccna1 gene encoding cyclin-A1 — translation MYRNNVPGAVRSNANQENVYSVPQSCSVLQKQRTVLGVLNENDQQKRSLYQVPPKPNGNVALDTKNGFATTKSSTVYGARPVTSVPNPNFSIYMEDEMQDEVEVAKHNLTSDLETRLGEVSHISKPVSNDILDLSEASPMVIDTSVRRINCEHVDFLSVEEYAEDIYQYLREAEVRSRPKIDYMRKQPDITASMRCILVDWLVEVSEEYNLQTETLYLAINYLDRFLSCMSVLRGKLQLVGTAAMLVASKYEEIYPPEVDEFVYITDDTYTRKQLLRMEHLILKVLSFGVAVPTVNQFLTQFLKEKGIGGQIGSLAMYIAELSLLETDVCLKYIPSLTAAAAYSLANYTINKAFWPESLAAFTGYTLSDIVPCLNDLHKMFLQAKFQPQQAIKEKYKSSKYLGISLIEPPATLPLELKCN, via the exons ATGTACAGGAACAATGTTCCTGGGGCTGTAAGGAGCAACGCCAATCAAGAGAACGTTTATTCCGTCCCACAAAGTTGCTCTGTTCTTCAAAAACAACGAACGGTTTTGGgggtgttaaatgaaaatgatcAACAGAAACGTTCACTTTATCAG GTTCCTCCTAAACCTAATGGTAATGTTGCACTGGATACAAAGAATGGCTTCGCTACTACTAAGAGCAGTACCGTTTATGGGGCGCGCCCGGTTACTTCTGTACCCAACCCAAATTTCAGTATTTACATGGAGGATGAAATGCAAGATGAGGTTGAAGTAGCAAAACATAATCTGACGTCCGATTTGGAAACCAGATTGGGGGAAGTTAGTCACATTTCCAAACCAGTGAGCAACGATATATTGGATCTTAGTGAAG CTTCGCCAATGGTAATAGATACATCAGTTCGACGTATCAATTGTGAACATGTAGATTTTCTTTCTGTGGAAGAATATGCGGAAGACATTTATCAATACCTTCGAGAAGCCGAA GTGAGGAGTAGGCCAAAAATTGATTACATGAGGAAGCAACCAGATATAACAGCCAGTATGCGCTGCATCCTTGTGGATTGGCTGGTGGAAGTCAGCGAGGAGTACAATTTGCAAACGGAAACTTTGTACTTGGCAATAAACTACTTGGACAGATTTCTGTCATGTATGTCGGTACTACGAGGAAAGTTGCAACTTGTAGGGACAGCAGCCATGCTGGTGGCATC TAAATATGAAGAAATATATCCCCCAGAAGTTGATGAATTTGTCTACATAACAGACGACACATACACAAGGAAGCAACTCTTGCGCATGGAGCATCTCATCCTCAAGGTTTTGAGCTTTGGCGTGGCAGTACCGACAGTCAACCAATTCCTAACACAATTTTTAAAGGAAAAGGGAATTGGAGGACAAATAGGAAGCCTGGCTATG TATATAGCTGAACTAAGTTTACTAGAAACTGACGTATGTCTCAAGTACATTCCTTCCCTGACAGCAGCAGCTGCATATAGCTTGGCAAACTACACAATTAATAAAGCTTTTTGG CCAGAATCTCTTGCTGCATTCACTGGTTACACACTGTCCGATATTGTACCTTGTCTGAATGACTTGCATAAGATGTTTCTTCAAGCAAAATTCCAGCCACAACAAGCAATTAAAGAAAAGTACAAGAGCtcaaa GTACCTGGGAATTTCTCTCATTGAACCCCCAGCAACTTTACCTCTGGAACTGAAGTGCAATTGA